A stretch of DNA from Clostridiales bacterium:
CCGTTATCGTTATAAAATTATAACATACTTTAGATTTTTTATTAATTTAAATCATTTTTTATTATAATTTTTTATAAAACAAAAAAAATAATAATTTAAATATATTTTCTTTGAAAAAATATAAATAAAAACGCTTTGCAAATACTAAAAACGCTAGTCAAATATTGGCGATTAGTGTATAATATTCAAAGAAAAAATTACTTGGAGAGTTAAATGCCACTAGTTAATACGAAAGAGATGTTGATGAAAGCCTACGCAGGTGGTTATGCCGTAGGCGCTTTTAATGTAAACAACATGGAAATGATTCAAGGAATTGTTTCAGCAGCTATTGAAGAAAGAGCCCCCTTAATACTACAAGTATCAAACGGCGCAAGAAAATACGCAAACCCCATTTATTTAAAAGCATTGGTTGAAAGCGCGGTAAAAGAAAGCAATTTGCCTATAGCTTTGCATCTAGACCACGGCGATACCTATGAGCTATGCGTATCCGCGATTGATGACGGTTTTACATCTGTTATGATTGACGCTTCGCATCATTCTTTTGAGGAAAACATCAGAATAACAAGAAAGGTCGTGGAATATGCCCATCCTAGAAATGTAACAGTGGAAGCCGAGCTTGGCAGATTAGCGGGTATTGAGGATGGTATCTATGTGTCGGAAAACGATTCGGCCTTTACCGACCCTTCGCAAGTTGAAGAGTTTGTTGAAAGAACGGGCGTTGATTCCTTGGCGATAGCCATAGGAACAAGCCATGGAGTTTATAAATTCAAAGGCGAACCCAAGCTAAGATTTGATATTTTGGAAGAAGTTGCAAGAAGATTGCCTAATTTTCCCATAGTGTTGCACGGCGCAAGTTCGGTCTTGTCCGAATATGTTGATATAATACAAAATAATGGCGGCGATTTAGTAGGCGCGAAAGGCGTACCCGAAGAAATGCTGAGAAAAGCCGCTAAAATGGCTGTTTGCAAAATCAATATTGACAGCGATTTGAGAATGGCGTTTACGGCGGCCATAAGAAAATATCTTATGGAAAACCCCTCTCATTTTGACCCGCGCCAATACTTAGCACCCGCCCGAGAAAGCGTAAAACAATTGGTAAAACATAAAATAAGAAATGTGCTTGGATGCAATAATAAAATTTGAGAAATTTAAGAGGTAATCATAAAATGATTACCCTTTTTTTAGGTTTGAATAAAAAAATTTTTTTGCCCTTTTTTAGCGCATTAAAATTTTGCAACCCATACATAGAAAGGAAGGTTAAATATGCCAAAAAATAAATCTATAAAAAAAGTGCTTGTTATCGGTTCGGGTCCGATCATTATCGGGCAAGCGGCGGAATTTGATTATGCGGGAACTCAAGCTTGCCGCGCGTTAAAAGAGGAAGGACTTAAAATCGTCTTGATAAACTCAAATCCAGCCACTATAATGACCGACAAAAATATAGCCGATAAAGTTTATATAGAGCCCTTAACGCCTGACTTTGTCAAAAAAATAGTCTTAACAGAACGGCCTGATAGCGTATTGCCGTCTTTAGGCGGACAAACAGGTCTTAACTTGGCAATGGAGCTTGCCGAGGAAGGATTTTGGGCTAAAGAAAATATTAAGCTTTTGGGAACGAATATATCCGCGATAAAAATGGCCGAGGACCGTCAAGAATTTAAAGATACAATGCTCAAAATCAACGAGCCTTGTATCGCAAGCAAAGTTGTCACTAGAGTGCAGGACGCCTTGGAATTTGCCGAAGAAATCGGTTATCCCGTAATTGTTAGACCCGCCTATACTTTGGGCGGCACAGGCGGCGGCAAAGCCAATAACAAAGAGGAGTTAAAAGAGATTGCGTCTAACGGCCTTAGGCTTTCTAGAGCGCATCAAGCTTTGATAGAAAAAGACATAACAGGCTGGAAAGAAATTGAGTATGAAGCGATACGCGATAGCAAAGATAACGTTATTATCGTGTGCGATATGGAAAATGTTGACCCAGTCGGCGTTCACACTGGAGACAGCATAGTGGTCGCGCCCTGCCAAACATTATCCCAAGAACAGCGCCAAATGTTAAGGACGGCGTCTTTAAAAATTATTTCGGCTTTAGGAATTGAAGGCGGATGCAATATTCAATTCGCTTTGCGTCCCCAAAGTCTTGAATACGCGGTAATAGAAGTAAACCCTAGAGTATCGCGCTCGTCCGCGCTAGCCTCAAAAGCGACAGGATATCCCATAGCTAGAATTGCCACGAAGATAGCCATAGGATACACGCTTGATGAGATACAAAAAAATTCAACGCAATCCGATATTGAGCCTGTAATGGATTATTTGGTAGTCAAAATTCCCAAATGGCCTTTTGACAAATTTGTTCACGCCAATAGAACCTTAGGAACCCAAATGAAAGCAACGGGCGAAATTATGGCGATAAGCACAACATTTGAAAGCGCATTAATGAAGGCGGTGCGTTCCCTTGAGTTAAATCTTTATCACCTCCAGCTATCTAAGCATGCCAAATTTACTGACGAGCAAATTGAAAACATGCTGCATGAGGTTACCGATGAAAGAATCTTTGTGGTAGCCGAGGCTTTAAGGCGAGATATTGATATTGAAAAAATCGCTCAAATCACTAAAATTGATAGATACTTTTTAGAAAAAATCAATAACCTTATCCTTTGGGAGAAAAAGCTCAAAAAATTAAAATTAATAGATTTGACCGCCGATATCTTAATGCGCTCTAAACAACTTGGCTTTACGGACAAACTCATTGGA
This window harbors:
- the fba gene encoding class II fructose-1,6-bisphosphate aldolase, which gives rise to MPLVNTKEMLMKAYAGGYAVGAFNVNNMEMIQGIVSAAIEERAPLILQVSNGARKYANPIYLKALVESAVKESNLPIALHLDHGDTYELCVSAIDDGFTSVMIDASHHSFEENIRITRKVVEYAHPRNVTVEAELGRLAGIEDGIYVSENDSAFTDPSQVEEFVERTGVDSLAIAIGTSHGVYKFKGEPKLRFDILEEVARRLPNFPIVLHGASSVLSEYVDIIQNNGGDLVGAKGVPEEMLRKAAKMAVCKINIDSDLRMAFTAAIRKYLMENPSHFDPRQYLAPARESVKQLVKHKIRNVLGCNNKI